A single Cottoperca gobio chromosome 5, fCotGob3.1, whole genome shotgun sequence DNA region contains:
- the pth4 gene encoding parathyroid hormone 4 produces the protein MQTSHRPVQWLAVMLLVVFTAAQCQENESRRAVSEYQLMNDRGRSIQSLKRLIWLSRAIEGLHTAQTRSAAFNPTKVLNLVPTAGSPQPTRVQSLLRDFFNPYLTQQSSREA, from the exons ATGCAGACGTCCCACAGGCCTGTGCAGTGGCTCGCTGTCAtgcttcttgttgtttttacagccgCCCAGTGTCAAGAGAACGAGAG TCGGCGAGCTGTGAGCGAGTACCAGCTGATGAACGACCGCGGCCGGAGCATCCAGAGTCTCAAGAGACTCATCTGGCTATCCCGCGCCATCGAGGGTCTCCACACTGCCCAGACTCGGTCTGCGGCTTTCAACCCCACAAAGGTCCTGAACCTGGTCCCTACTGCCGGGAGCCCGCAGCCCACCCGGGTGCAGAGTCTCCTGAGAGACTTCTTTAATCCCTACCTGACTCAACAGTCAAGCAGAGAGGCCTGA
- the LOC115007770 gene encoding histidine-rich glycoprotein-like: MTHNPLHSGHMRKRVKVQDRLDLSSSLFVTLLLYHLQPYHLQPYHLQLYHLQPYHLQPYHLQPYHLQPYHLQRYHLLLYHLLPYHLLPYHLQWYHLLVYHLLLYHLQPYHLQWYHLLVYHLLLYHLQPYHLQWYHLLAYHLLLYHLQPYHLQPYHLLPYHLQPYHLQWYHLLAYHLLLYHLQPYHLLPYHLQPYHLLPYHLQPYHLLLYHLQPYHLQWYHLLPYHLQPYHLLPNQPAAPYHLQWYHLLLYHLQPYHLQWYHLLLYHLQPYHLQPYHLQPYHLQRYHLLVYHLLLYHLLVYHLLPYHLQLYHLLLYHLLLYH; encoded by the exons atgacccacaatcctttgcacagcgGACATATGAggaagagggtcaaagttcaag ATCGACTCGACCTATCCTCAAGTCTGTTTGTCACCCTGCTGCTGTACCACCTGCAGCCGTACCACCTGCAGCCGTACCACCTGCAGCTGTACCACCTGCAGCCGTACCACCTGCAGCCGTACCACCTGCAGCCGTACCACCTGCAGCCATACCACCTGCAGCGGTATCACCTGCTGCTGTATCACCTGCTGCCGTACCACCTGCTGCCGTATCACCTGCAGTGGTATCACCTCCTGGTGTATCACCTGCTGCTGTATCACCTGCAGCCGTATCACCTGCAGTGGTATCACCTGCTGGTGTATCACCTGCTGCTGTATCACCTGCAGCCGTATCACCTGCAGTGGTATCACCTGCTGGCGTACCACCTGCTGCTGTATCACCTGCAGCCGTATCACCTGCAGCCGTATCACCTGCTGCCGTATCACCTGCAGCCGTATCACCTGCAGTGGTATCACCTGCTGGCGTACCACCTGCTGCTGTATCACCTGCAGCCGTATCACCTGCTGCCGTATCACCTGCAGCCGTATCACCTGCTGCCGTATCACCTGCAGCCGTATCACCTGCTGCTGTATCACCTGCAGCCGTATCACCTGCAGTGGTATCACCTGCTGCCGTATCACCTGCAGCCGTATCACCTGCTGCCGAACCAACCTGCAGCG CCGTATCACCTGCAGTGGTATCACCTGCTGCTGTATCACCTGCAGCCGTATCACCTGCAGTGGTATCACCTGCTGCTGTATCACCTGCAGCCGTATCACCTGCAGCCGTATCACTTGCAGCCGTACCACCTGCAGCGGTATCACCTCCTGGTGTACCACCTGCTGCTGTATCACCTGCTGGTGTATCACCTGCTGCCATATCATCTGCAGCTATACCACCTGCTGCTGTATCACCTGCtgctgtaccactag